A window of Synechococcus sp. MEDNS5 contains these coding sequences:
- a CDS encoding type IV pilus twitching motility protein PilT produces MEVMIEDLMQELVEAGGSDLHIASGQPPYGRFSGQLRPMRDEPLMEESCNRLIFSMLNNSQRKTLEQTWELDCAYGLKGVARFRVNVYRQKGSYAACLRALGSKIPSIELLNLPPVVVETSKRPRGLVLVTGPTGSGKTTTLAALLDHINHSRAEHILTIEDPIEFVYKSDQSLVHQRQLNEDTRSFANALRTALREDPDVILVGEMRDLETIQLAISAAETGHLVFGTLHTSSAAQTVDRMVDVFPPAQQTQIRVQLSGSLVAVFSQTLCRRRNPAPGQFGRVMAQEIMINTPAIANLIREGKTAQLYSQIQTGGELGMQTLEKALADLVGRGDITLQEARAKASKPSELDRLAAG; encoded by the coding sequence ATGGAAGTGATGATCGAAGACCTGATGCAGGAGCTGGTGGAGGCAGGCGGAAGCGACCTGCACATCGCCAGCGGTCAACCGCCTTACGGTCGCTTCAGCGGCCAGTTGCGGCCCATGCGGGACGAGCCCCTGATGGAGGAAAGCTGCAACCGACTGATCTTCTCCATGCTCAACAACAGCCAGCGGAAAACGCTCGAGCAGACCTGGGAACTCGACTGTGCGTACGGACTTAAAGGCGTGGCCCGCTTCCGGGTGAATGTGTATCGCCAGAAAGGCAGCTATGCAGCCTGTCTGCGTGCTCTCGGCAGCAAAATCCCCAGCATCGAGCTGCTGAATCTGCCCCCTGTGGTGGTGGAAACCAGCAAACGCCCCCGGGGGTTGGTGCTGGTGACCGGCCCGACTGGGTCAGGCAAAACCACTACCCTGGCGGCACTGCTGGATCACATCAACCACAGCCGCGCGGAACACATCCTCACGATCGAGGATCCGATCGAATTCGTTTACAAGAGCGATCAGAGCCTGGTGCATCAACGCCAGCTCAATGAAGACACCCGCAGTTTCGCCAATGCACTGCGAACGGCCCTGAGAGAGGACCCCGACGTGATCCTAGTGGGAGAAATGCGCGATCTGGAAACCATTCAGCTGGCGATCAGCGCTGCTGAAACCGGGCACTTGGTGTTCGGCACGTTGCACACCAGCTCAGCGGCCCAGACCGTGGACCGCATGGTGGATGTATTCCCCCCCGCTCAACAGACCCAGATCCGCGTGCAGCTCTCGGGGAGCCTGGTGGCCGTGTTCTCCCAGACCCTGTGCCGCCGCCGCAACCCGGCGCCCGGACAATTCGGCCGGGTGATGGCGCAGGAAATCATGATCAACACACCGGCCATCGCCAATCTCATCCGCGAAGGAAAAACCGCCCAGCTGTATTCGCAGATTCAGACCGGTGGCGAACTGGGCATGCAGACCCTGGAGAAGGCACTGGCGGATCTGGTCGGCCGAGGAGACATCACCCTGCAGGAAGCGCGAGCTAAAGCGAGCAAGCCATCCGAACTGGATCGGCTCGCGGCAGGTTGA
- the murB gene encoding UDP-N-acetylmuramate dehydrogenase, which translates to MSTGTGSLTALQDCGVLQQEVSLAEFTTWRVGGPAQWLAEPTNTDQIPGLLQWARERGLPVQMIGAGSNLLIADGGLPGLTLCLRRLQGSELNAETGRIRAAAGEPLPTLARRAAKAGLQGMEWAVGIPGTVGGAAVMNAGAQGGCTAEQLIGVDVIRLSDPQPTITHISRDELAFSYRHSALQSSQHLVVAAEFQLESGHDPAELQRRTSGNLNHRTTTQPYKLPSCGSVFRNPEPEKAGQLIESLGLKGRAIGGAQVSELHANFIVNTGDATADDIRALISLVQSEVNDAKGIALHPEVKRLGFETPD; encoded by the coding sequence ATGTCCACCGGCACTGGCAGCCTGACGGCTCTGCAGGATTGCGGTGTCCTGCAACAGGAGGTATCGCTGGCGGAGTTCACCACCTGGCGGGTGGGAGGTCCGGCGCAATGGCTGGCTGAACCCACGAACACCGATCAGATCCCAGGACTCCTGCAGTGGGCCAGGGAGAGGGGACTCCCCGTTCAGATGATCGGAGCCGGCTCGAATCTGCTCATCGCCGACGGCGGCCTGCCCGGACTCACCCTCTGCCTGAGACGGCTTCAAGGCAGTGAATTGAATGCGGAAACCGGCCGCATCCGTGCCGCCGCTGGAGAACCGCTGCCCACCCTGGCCAGGCGTGCTGCCAAAGCCGGCCTGCAGGGGATGGAATGGGCTGTGGGAATCCCCGGCACCGTCGGCGGTGCCGCCGTGATGAATGCCGGGGCTCAGGGAGGCTGCACGGCTGAACAGCTGATCGGTGTGGATGTCATCCGGTTGAGCGACCCTCAACCCACCATCACCCACATCAGTCGGGACGAGCTGGCGTTCAGCTACCGCCACAGTGCACTCCAAAGCAGCCAGCACCTGGTGGTGGCCGCCGAATTTCAGCTCGAATCCGGTCACGACCCGGCCGAACTGCAGCGCCGCACCAGCGGCAACCTCAACCATCGCACCACCACGCAGCCCTACAAATTGCCCAGCTGCGGAAGCGTCTTCCGCAACCCCGAACCGGAGAAGGCCGGGCAACTGATCGAATCCCTTGGGCTCAAAGGACGGGCCATCGGTGGTGCCCAGGTGTCTGAGCTGCACGCCAATTTCATCGTGAACACCGGTGATGCCACAGCAGACGACATCCGGGCCCTGATCAGCCTGGTGCAAAGCGAAGTGAACGATGCCAAGGGCATTGCGTTGCATCCAGAAGTGAAACGGCTGGGCTTCGAGACGCCCGATTAA
- a CDS encoding YbaB/EbfC family nucleoid-associated protein encodes MAGFGLPNFGQLTEAFRKAQQIQQDAQKLQEELDAMEIEGSSDDGRASIWLSGNQQPLRVKLDPSLLSEGEDIAEAAVLAALQSAYERSTATMKERMQELTGGLDLNLPGMGG; translated from the coding sequence ATGGCCGGTTTCGGACTTCCCAATTTCGGACAGCTCACCGAAGCCTTCCGCAAGGCCCAGCAGATTCAGCAAGACGCCCAGAAACTGCAGGAAGAGCTCGATGCCATGGAAATCGAAGGCAGCAGCGACGATGGTCGGGCCAGCATCTGGCTATCCGGCAATCAACAACCCCTGCGCGTGAAGCTGGATCCGAGTTTGCTGAGCGAGGGCGAGGACATTGCCGAAGCCGCCGTCCTCGCCGCTCTCCAATCGGCCTACGAACGCTCCACTGCCACCATGAAAGAGCGCATGCAAGAGCTCACTGGAGGCCTCGATCTCAACCTCCCCGGGATGGGCGGCTGA
- a CDS encoding sulfurtransferase TusA family protein, with product MAARQPDQVLDLCGTPCPLNFIRCRLALETLASGQCLQVDLDPGEPEEMVVPGLRRDGHAVTVERLGPDRVRLLVICSGE from the coding sequence ATGGCAGCCCGCCAGCCTGATCAGGTGCTGGACCTGTGCGGTACGCCCTGTCCGCTCAACTTCATCCGTTGCCGGCTCGCCCTGGAAACCCTCGCCTCAGGGCAGTGCCTGCAGGTTGATCTCGATCCTGGAGAGCCTGAAGAGATGGTGGTTCCAGGACTGCGCCGGGATGGTCATGCGGTGACGGTGGAACGTTTGGGGCCTGACCGGGTCCGCCTTCTGGTGATCTGCAGCGGTGAGTGA
- a CDS encoding ATPase, T2SS/T4P/T4SS family: MSDERRRLELELLLKRTIPGTLSSAEEPDLLNHLTAMGLDPRRHSDLTATLHSLLEPLPAERSPTPQQAPQQVPESIADTASSYLAEFSVDGVLENDADEAAMQSSSIVDLEDGLDDADRSPVINLVDRILMQALQLGASDIHVEPQQAGLQLRFRQDGVLQTSIEPLPSRLVPAVTSRFKIMADLDIAERRVAQDGRIRRRFQNRTVDFRVNCLPSRFGEKIVLRLLDSSATQLGLDKLITSETTLDTVRSLGSKPFGMILVTGPTGSGKSTTLYSLLAERNDPGINISTVEDPIEYTLPGITQCQVNREKGFDFSQALRAFMRQDPDVLLVGETRDLETAKTAIEAALTGHLVLTTLHCNDAPSAIARLDEMGVEPFMVSASLIGIVSQRLLRRVCPDCRIPYHPKAEELGRFGLMTSNEEGVTFFKANHREGHSDACPTCQGSGYKGRVGVYEVLSMNEVMAAAVAKGATTDMVRQLALESGMKTLLGYSLDLVREGRTTLEEVGRMVLTDAGLESERRARALSTLTCSGCGGGLQEGWLECPYCLTPRH, translated from the coding sequence GTGAGTGACGAACGCCGCCGACTGGAACTGGAACTGCTGCTGAAACGCACGATCCCCGGGACCCTCAGCAGCGCCGAAGAACCGGATCTTCTGAACCATCTCACGGCGATGGGACTGGATCCGAGGCGGCACAGCGACCTGACAGCCACGCTGCACAGCCTTCTCGAACCATTACCGGCAGAGCGCTCTCCAACACCGCAGCAAGCTCCTCAGCAAGTGCCGGAGAGCATTGCCGACACCGCCAGCTCCTATCTCGCGGAATTCAGCGTGGACGGGGTACTGGAGAACGACGCCGATGAAGCCGCGATGCAGTCGTCCTCCATCGTGGATCTGGAAGACGGGCTGGACGATGCCGATCGTTCACCGGTGATCAATCTCGTGGACCGGATCCTGATGCAGGCGCTGCAGCTGGGAGCTAGCGATATTCACGTGGAGCCCCAGCAGGCTGGATTGCAGTTGCGGTTCCGCCAGGACGGCGTTCTGCAAACCAGCATCGAACCCCTGCCAAGCCGCTTGGTGCCGGCGGTGACCTCCCGCTTCAAAATCATGGCGGACCTGGATATCGCCGAGCGAAGGGTGGCCCAGGACGGACGGATCCGGCGCAGATTCCAGAACCGCACCGTGGACTTTCGGGTGAATTGCCTGCCCAGTCGCTTCGGGGAGAAGATCGTGCTGCGACTGCTGGATAGCTCCGCCACCCAGCTGGGCCTGGACAAGCTGATCACCAGTGAGACAACGCTCGATACCGTGCGATCCCTGGGCTCCAAACCCTTCGGCATGATCCTGGTGACCGGACCCACCGGATCGGGGAAATCCACCACGCTCTATTCCTTGCTGGCGGAACGCAACGACCCTGGGATCAACATCTCCACGGTGGAGGATCCAATCGAATACACCCTCCCAGGCATCACCCAATGCCAGGTGAACCGGGAGAAGGGGTTCGATTTCAGCCAGGCGCTGCGGGCCTTCATGCGCCAGGACCCGGATGTGCTGCTCGTGGGCGAGACCCGCGACCTGGAAACGGCCAAAACCGCGATCGAAGCAGCACTCACCGGTCACCTCGTGCTCACCACGTTGCATTGCAACGACGCTCCCAGTGCCATCGCCCGTCTGGATGAGATGGGCGTTGAACCCTTCATGGTGAGCGCGTCACTGATCGGCATCGTCTCCCAGCGACTGCTGCGGCGTGTCTGCCCGGACTGCCGCATTCCTTATCACCCGAAAGCCGAGGAACTCGGTCGGTTCGGCTTGATGACCAGCAACGAAGAGGGCGTGACGTTCTTCAAGGCCAATCACCGCGAGGGGCATTCGGACGCTTGTCCCACCTGTCAGGGCAGCGGCTACAAGGGCCGGGTGGGGGTATATGAGGTGCTGAGCATGAATGAAGTGATGGCCGCTGCGGTGGCCAAGGGAGCCACCACCGACATGGTGCGCCAGCTGGCCCTGGAATCAGGGATGAAAACGCTGCTGGGCTACAGCCTTGATCTCGTTCGTGAAGGGCGCACCACCCTGGAGGAAGTCGGCCGCATGGTGCTCACCGATGCTGGCCTGGAGTCCGAACGCCGGGCCCGGGCCCTGAGCACGCTCACCTGCAGCGGATGTGGTGGCGGACTTCAGGAAGGTTGGCTGGAATGTCCGTACTGCCTTACCCCACGCCATTGA
- the grpE gene encoding nucleotide exchange factor GrpE, with amino-acid sequence MSGDASTPEQDPAQAVSDGQQPVETPSDPVETTPAPDPGSSAEASPQTGDNEARLEQLEREHTSLRDEHDVLRGQYMRIAADFDNFRKRQSRDQDDLKIQLTCSTLSEILPVVDNFDRARQQLDPQGEEAQALHRSYQGLYKQLVDVLKQLGVAPMRVVGQEFDPTLHEAVLREPSDAHPEDVVIEELQRGYHLNGKVLRHAMVKVSMGPGPQNGATSEPAEAPPADAAAEEGGSGDSNG; translated from the coding sequence ATGAGTGGCGACGCCTCCACCCCTGAGCAGGACCCGGCCCAGGCTGTCTCCGACGGGCAGCAGCCTGTCGAGACCCCCAGTGATCCGGTCGAGACCACCCCGGCACCTGATCCCGGTTCTTCGGCTGAGGCATCCCCTCAGACCGGAGACAACGAAGCTCGTTTAGAGCAACTGGAGCGGGAGCACACCAGCCTGCGGGACGAACACGATGTGCTGCGGGGGCAGTACATGCGCATCGCCGCCGACTTCGACAACTTCCGCAAGCGCCAGAGCCGGGATCAGGATGATCTCAAGATCCAGCTCACCTGCAGCACGCTGAGCGAGATTCTTCCCGTTGTCGACAATTTCGACCGTGCCCGCCAACAACTCGACCCCCAGGGAGAGGAAGCACAGGCTCTGCACCGCAGCTACCAAGGCCTTTACAAGCAATTGGTTGACGTGCTCAAGCAGCTCGGGGTGGCACCGATGCGCGTGGTGGGTCAGGAGTTCGATCCCACCCTGCATGAAGCGGTTCTCAGGGAACCCAGCGATGCCCACCCCGAAGATGTGGTGATCGAGGAGTTGCAGCGCGGTTACCACCTCAACGGCAAGGTGCTGCGTCACGCCATGGTGAAAGTGTCGATGGGCCCGGGCCCACAGAATGGCGCGACATCCGAGCCTGCTGAGGCACCACCGGCTGATGCTGCCGCTGAGGAAGGTGGTTCAGGCGATAGCAACGGTTGA
- the rsgA gene encoding ribosome small subunit-dependent GTPase A, translated as MVVALQANYLEVELDAPSPGTPARLLCTRRTRLNHRGAAVYVGDRVTVEAIDPIQARAVVSDVEPRSSFLVRPPVANASCVLVALAVEQPAFDADQASRFLLTAEQTGLRVQLVLTKSDLLTPEQQVGLKQRLEGWGYSPVMVSVPTGVGLDTLRAVLASEAITVLCGPSGVGKSSLINALLPGLALRVGAVSGRLQRGRHTTRHVELHPFGPGARVADTPGFNRPDLPGDARNLEVLFPELREQLNIQPCRFRDCLHRDEPGCGVRRDWERYALFRGAVEELLGISRPSRGG; from the coding sequence ATGGTGGTGGCGCTGCAGGCCAATTACCTGGAGGTGGAACTGGATGCCCCATCGCCCGGAACGCCGGCCCGTCTCCTCTGCACCCGCCGCACCAGGCTCAACCATCGCGGTGCTGCTGTGTATGTGGGGGATCGGGTCACGGTGGAGGCGATCGATCCCATTCAGGCCCGTGCCGTCGTGTCCGATGTGGAACCACGCAGCAGTTTCCTGGTGCGGCCTCCCGTCGCCAATGCGTCCTGCGTGCTCGTTGCTCTGGCTGTGGAGCAACCTGCTTTCGATGCCGATCAGGCCAGTCGCTTTTTGCTCACGGCGGAACAGACCGGTCTGCGAGTGCAGTTGGTGCTCACCAAGAGCGATCTTCTTACGCCTGAGCAGCAGGTGGGCTTGAAGCAGCGCCTGGAGGGCTGGGGCTATTCGCCCGTGATGGTGTCTGTTCCGACAGGCGTCGGTTTGGACACGTTGCGCGCCGTGCTTGCGTCCGAGGCCATCACCGTGCTCTGCGGTCCTTCAGGGGTGGGCAAAAGTTCGTTGATCAATGCCTTGCTGCCAGGCCTGGCCCTGCGGGTTGGCGCTGTGTCGGGACGGCTGCAGAGGGGTCGGCATACGACGCGGCATGTGGAGCTGCATCCCTTCGGTCCAGGTGCCCGTGTGGCTGACACGCCTGGATTCAACCGACCTGACCTGCCTGGGGATGCCCGCAATCTTGAAGTGCTGTTCCCGGAACTCAGGGAACAGCTGAACATCCAGCCCTGTCGCTTTCGCGATTGTCTCCATCGCGATGAACCGGGTTGTGGTGTGCGCCGTGATTGGGAGCGCTACGCCCTCTTTCGCGGAGCGGTGGAGGAGTTACTGGGGATCAGCCGCCCATCCCGGGGAGGTTGA
- the dnaJ gene encoding molecular chaperone DnaJ, producing the protein MADYYELLGVSRDADADTLKRAYRRLARQYHPDINKEPGAEDRFKEIGRAYEVLSDPQTRGRYDQFGEAGLGGAAGMPDMGDMGGFADLFETFFSGFGGAAGGARQQRRRGPQQGDDLRYDLTIDFEQAVFGQEREIRVPHLESCTTCGGSGAKSGSGPTTCSTCGGVGQVRRATRTPFGSFTQVAECPTCNGSGQVIADPCNACGGQGVVQVRKKLRINIPAGVDTGTRLRVAGEGNAGLRGGPSGDLYVFLTVKSHPTLRRDGLTVLSEVKVSYLQAILGDTIEVETVDGPTSLELPAGTQPNAVLTLENKGIPKLGNPVARGNQRVAVTVKLPTRLNDQERGLLEELAGHHSAKGEQHHHHKSGLFARLFGQR; encoded by the coding sequence ATGGCCGATTACTACGAGCTTCTCGGTGTCAGCAGGGATGCCGATGCTGACACTCTCAAGCGTGCCTACCGCCGACTGGCTCGCCAATATCACCCGGATATCAACAAAGAGCCTGGGGCTGAAGACCGTTTCAAAGAGATCGGTCGTGCCTATGAGGTGCTCAGCGATCCTCAAACCCGGGGTCGTTACGACCAGTTCGGAGAGGCGGGACTCGGTGGTGCCGCCGGCATGCCCGACATGGGTGACATGGGCGGTTTCGCCGATCTGTTCGAAACCTTCTTCAGCGGCTTCGGTGGTGCCGCAGGCGGAGCACGTCAGCAGCGTCGCCGCGGTCCCCAGCAGGGGGACGATCTCCGCTACGACCTCACGATCGATTTCGAGCAGGCGGTGTTTGGCCAGGAACGTGAAATTCGTGTGCCCCATCTGGAATCCTGCACCACCTGCGGAGGCAGTGGGGCGAAGAGCGGCAGTGGTCCCACCACTTGTTCCACCTGTGGAGGAGTCGGCCAGGTGCGCCGGGCCACCCGAACTCCCTTTGGGAGCTTCACCCAGGTGGCGGAATGCCCCACCTGCAACGGCAGCGGTCAGGTGATCGCTGATCCCTGCAACGCCTGCGGAGGCCAGGGTGTGGTGCAGGTTCGCAAAAAACTGCGGATCAATATTCCTGCGGGCGTTGATACCGGAACGCGTCTGCGTGTTGCCGGTGAGGGCAACGCCGGTCTTCGTGGTGGTCCCTCCGGGGATCTCTATGTGTTCCTCACTGTCAAGTCCCACCCCACGCTTCGGCGTGACGGTCTCACCGTGCTGTCTGAAGTGAAGGTGAGTTATCTACAGGCGATCCTTGGTGACACGATCGAGGTGGAGACGGTGGATGGCCCCACCAGCCTGGAACTTCCCGCTGGCACCCAGCCCAATGCCGTGCTCACGCTTGAGAACAAGGGCATACCAAAGTTGGGAAACCCTGTGGCTCGAGGCAATCAGCGGGTTGCCGTCACGGTGAAACTTCCCACCCGCTTGAACGACCAAGAGCGTGGACTGCTCGAGGAGCTCGCCGGACACCACTCTGCAAAGGGGGAACAGCACCACCATCACAAGAGCGGACTGTTTGCGCGTCTCTTCGGTCAGCGCTGA